In Desulfatiglans sp., the following are encoded in one genomic region:
- a CDS encoding DUF177 domain-containing protein, with protein MIIDLKTIPGEGKKYFSYTLDRGWWSPGEEDYQIEAIETPISVELTIYRVESKYVLDGVFKGALRVVCDRCLEPYRLEIEAEFNYFLVPVNNGAGNDELELMEEDIEVVFIRDDKVNLNEVIREQLFLSLPVKCLCRIDCLGLCAKCGCNLNVSSCECITAQGHPAFATLNKLKN; from the coding sequence ATGATAATTGATCTTAAGACAATTCCCGGTGAAGGGAAAAAATATTTTTCATATACCCTTGACAGGGGGTGGTGGTCGCCGGGAGAAGAAGATTATCAGATAGAGGCAATAGAGACGCCGATTAGTGTAGAGCTTACTATCTACAGGGTCGAGAGTAAATATGTACTGGATGGCGTCTTTAAAGGGGCGTTGAGGGTTGTGTGCGACAGGTGCCTTGAGCCATACAGGCTGGAGATAGAGGCTGAATTCAACTACTTTCTGGTTCCAGTAAACAATGGTGCTGGAAATGATGAACTGGAATTAATGGAAGAGGATATTGAGGTTGTTTTTATCCGGGATGATAAAGTCAACCTGAATGAGGTAATAAGGGAGCAGCTTTTTCTTTCTTTGCCTGTTAAATGTCTTTGCAGAATTGATTGTCTTGGATTATGTGCAAAATGCGGATGTAATCTGAATGTGAGTTCGTGTGAATGTATAACTGCTCAGGGGCATCCGGCTTTTGCTACACTTAATAAATTAAAAAACTAG
- the flgM gene encoding flagellar biosynthesis anti-sigma factor FlgM produces the protein MKVNEISNSINKVGNLDPSQTRLKEAENISGQGQATEKDSGKGTKVDISPESVEFSKAAEKMDIVPEERAAKIEQLKTMIKNDTYHVDSKQVAEKVLADSITNII, from the coding sequence ATGAAGGTTAATGAAATATCAAACAGCATAAATAAGGTTGGAAACCTTGATCCATCCCAGACCAGACTGAAAGAGGCTGAAAATATCAGTGGCCAGGGGCAGGCAACAGAAAAGGATTCTGGAAAAGGTACCAAGGTTGATATTTCCCCGGAATCGGTAGAGTTTAGCAAGGCGGCTGAAAAGATGGACATTGTCCCTGAAGAGAGGGCTGCAAAGATAGAGCAGCTCAAAACGATGATTAAAAACGATACCTATCATGTTGATTCCAAACAGGTTGCTGAAAAGGTATTGGCAGATTCTATTACAAATATTATCTAG